The Microcoleus sp. FACHB-68 genome includes a region encoding these proteins:
- a CDS encoding tryptophan-rich sensory protein: MIKPWMVIGGVTFIVALGTALMKPRDTIWGVHLRRPDWLVFEPAIPFIWTIVFVAGAASATIVWDKDPGSLKTWLLMGLYLLLEIVTVAYIPMTLRLRSLKIGTILGGSGVILGVVLALLAWPISGWAAALLLPYLLWSPVGTYTTWEMIQLNPEAA, translated from the coding sequence ATGATAAAACCTTGGATGGTGATTGGAGGTGTTACCTTCATAGTTGCCTTGGGCACTGCGTTGATGAAGCCACGAGATACTATATGGGGTGTACACCTGCGCCGGCCTGATTGGCTAGTTTTTGAGCCGGCTATTCCATTTATTTGGACTATAGTTTTTGTGGCAGGAGCCGCCTCTGCTACGATTGTTTGGGATAAAGATCCAGGCAGCCTCAAAACTTGGCTGCTGATGGGATTATACCTGCTACTGGAGATTGTAACAGTCGCTTATATTCCGATGACCCTCAGACTTCGTAGCCTGAAAATTGGCACAATTCTAGGAGGATCTGGAGTTATTTTAGGCGTTGTACTGGCACTGCTTGCTTGGCCTATTTCAGGATGGGCAGCGGCTTTACTTTTACCTTATTTGCTGTGGAGTCCAGTTGGAACCTATACAACTTGGGAGATGATTCAACTGAATCCTGAGGCAGCATAG
- a CDS encoding class I SAM-dependent methyltransferase, protein MTVRKDTIFERFLAPVFQLLIDRDELDRFYKSIDWEAEAARFVAPDFAYPDYYSTQNFHGIQNGYLNAGAAVSYDPITQYVMPPHETWVRQGLIDAIRCRPRRILDLGCGTGSTTLMLKQAFPEAEVIGLDLSPYMLVRAEYKAREAGLNIQWRHGKAETTGFPDASFDLVTASLLFHETPPAVSQAILRESFRLLTPGGEMMVLDGRQKTLRQSEWLTDIFEEPYIKDYAAGSLDAWIGAAGFEATRTEDLWWVHQVSGGVKPLSAQDAAAVRARVRPDTTGISDSPDSDGLPAPAFS, encoded by the coding sequence ATGACGGTTCGCAAGGACACAATTTTTGAGCGCTTCTTAGCGCCGGTGTTTCAACTCCTGATTGATCGCGACGAACTTGATCGGTTTTATAAAAGTATCGATTGGGAAGCTGAAGCCGCTCGCTTTGTCGCCCCAGATTTCGCTTATCCCGACTATTACAGCACCCAAAATTTCCACGGTATCCAAAACGGATATCTGAATGCCGGCGCGGCAGTTTCCTACGATCCCATCACCCAGTATGTGATGCCGCCTCATGAAACTTGGGTGCGCCAAGGTTTAATTGATGCAATTCGATGCCGGCCTCGACGGATTTTAGATTTGGGCTGCGGCACCGGCTCAACGACGCTGATGTTAAAACAAGCGTTTCCCGAAGCCGAAGTCATTGGTCTGGATCTGTCACCCTATATGCTGGTAAGGGCTGAGTATAAAGCCAGAGAAGCTGGATTGAACATTCAGTGGCGTCATGGCAAAGCTGAAACCACCGGCTTCCCTGACGCCTCCTTTGATTTAGTTACCGCATCGTTGCTGTTCCACGAAACACCGCCGGCAGTCTCCCAAGCGATCCTCCGCGAAAGCTTTCGGCTGCTTACTCCAGGCGGCGAGATGATGGTATTAGATGGCCGTCAAAAAACTTTGCGTCAAAGCGAGTGGTTAACTGATATTTTTGAAGAGCCTTACATCAAAGACTATGCTGCCGGTAGCCTGGATGCTTGGATCGGAGCCGCTGGATTTGAGGCTACCCGCACCGAGGATCTGTGGTGGGTGCATCAAGTGAGTGGGGGTGTTAAACCGCTTTCAGCTCAAGATGCAGCAGCCGTGAGAGCGCGAGTACGCCCGGATACAACCGGCATCTCGGACAGTCCCGATTCAGATGGTTTGCCGGCTCCAGCCTTCAGTTAA
- a CDS encoding HAD family phosphatase, whose translation MTLKAVLFDFNGVIINDEPIHKQLIEQLFIEENLRPKRGEFRQFCLGRSDRACINELFASRGRVLSEGYLNQLIVRKAQAYQQHLETLETLPIYPGLEDFIFKLQAAGLKLGVVSGALRVEIETVLNRAQLAQHFPVIVAGDDITTSKPEPDGYLLAVERLKQQYPELDLKPWECLAIEDTPAGIQAAYHATMQVVGVANTYPFHMLQRQASWTVDYLADLELDRVQHDYEQAMIEQKAG comes from the coding sequence ATGACTCTCAAAGCAGTTTTATTTGATTTCAACGGTGTCATTATCAACGATGAGCCAATCCACAAGCAGCTGATTGAGCAGCTATTTATTGAGGAAAACCTGCGGCCTAAGCGAGGGGAGTTCCGGCAGTTTTGTTTGGGGCGCAGTGATCGCGCTTGTATTAACGAGTTATTCGCCTCACGCGGGCGAGTTCTGAGTGAGGGCTACTTAAATCAACTGATTGTCCGTAAGGCGCAAGCTTATCAGCAACACTTGGAAACACTGGAAACTTTGCCTATCTATCCGGGGTTGGAAGACTTTATCTTCAAATTACAAGCTGCCGGCTTGAAACTGGGGGTGGTGAGCGGGGCGCTGCGGGTAGAGATTGAAACGGTATTAAACCGCGCTCAACTCGCACAGCACTTTCCTGTAATTGTGGCGGGAGACGATATCACCACCAGCAAACCCGAACCCGATGGATATTTGCTGGCAGTGGAACGCTTGAAGCAGCAGTATCCAGAACTCGACCTGAAACCTTGGGAATGTTTGGCTATTGAAGATACGCCGGCAGGAATTCAGGCGGCTTACCATGCCACTATGCAAGTAGTGGGAGTCGCAAATACTTATCCGTTTCATATGCTACAGCGTCAAGCAAGCTGGACGGTAGATTATCTGGCAGACTTGGAACTTGATCGGGTGCAGCATGACTATGAGCAAGCGATGATTGAACAAAAAGCGGGATAA
- a CDS encoding HNH endonuclease codes for MAVGKRWLRDELIIAMNLYCKLPFGKLDEKTPIIIEVANKLGRTPSSLSMKLCNLASLDPLLKARGVQGLRNASKADREIWQEFYNNWEELGVESEERFQELFKNLIPEEYELPNKRKFNNPIPITTPRSQPTGSTEATVSVKARIGQDFFRKTVLANYNSRCCITGNPIPELLVASHILPWGSYIEHRLNPHNGLCLARTQDTAFDKGLITFDEDYRLIISAYLESFLPDETLYRNFIGYCGQQIHFPNKFHPHPDFIRRHREEIFIGKEITN; via the coding sequence ATGGCTGTAGGTAAGCGTTGGTTACGAGATGAACTAATTATCGCAATGAATTTATACTGCAAGCTTCCGTTTGGAAAGCTAGATGAAAAAACACCAATTATTATTGAAGTTGCTAACAAGTTAGGAAGAACACCAAGCAGCCTAAGTATGAAGCTATGTAATTTGGCTTCACTTGATCCTCTATTAAAAGCCAGAGGTGTTCAAGGTCTTCGCAATGCGAGTAAAGCAGACAGAGAAATTTGGCAAGAGTTTTATAACAATTGGGAAGAACTTGGAGTTGAAAGTGAAGAACGGTTTCAAGAACTATTTAAAAATTTAATACCTGAAGAGTATGAACTACCTAACAAACGAAAATTTAATAACCCTATACCGATTACAACACCTAGAAGTCAGCCCACTGGTTCAACAGAAGCAACAGTGAGCGTAAAAGCTCGAATAGGACAGGATTTTTTCCGTAAAACTGTTTTAGCTAACTACAACAGCCGTTGCTGCATTACTGGTAATCCAATTCCCGAACTTTTGGTTGCAAGCCATATACTACCCTGGGGTAGTTACATAGAGCATCGGCTTAATCCTCATAATGGTTTGTGTCTTGCTCGTACTCAAGATACAGCGTTTGACAAGGGGCTGATTACATTTGATGAGGATTATAGACTTATTATTAGTGCATATCTGGAAAGTTTCTTACCGGATGAAACCTTATATCGCAACTTTATCGGTTATTGCGGGCAACAAATACATTTTCCTAACAAATTTCACCCGCACCCTGATTTTATTCGTCGTCATAGAGAAGAAATTTTTATAGGTAAGGAAATTACTAACTAG
- a CDS encoding DNA cytosine methyltransferase, translating to MLEFKSKSKNKKSPTVLDIFCGAGGMSLGFQNAGCKILGGIDKNPHAIRTHYKNFPSCKLMCDAQSIESITDFSKLGFKPGEIDILIGGPPCQVFSVVGIGKMKSLGKHIESDARNFLYEEFVRFVKYYKPLFFVIENVNYLLNHWIFSNLTRDLENGSSRKNRDYPGYNLSYQILTVSDYRVPQIRKRLFIVGRRKDANLAFEFPDANIGFPVSVGEAIGDLPELEPRCLPLKSKNTAPNQIESPKAYNFFLNPSLKS from the coding sequence ATGCTTGAATTTAAGTCGAAAAGTAAAAATAAAAAATCACCTACGGTACTCGATATCTTTTGCGGTGCAGGTGGGATGAGCTTAGGCTTTCAGAATGCTGGCTGTAAAATATTAGGGGGAATTGATAAAAATCCTCATGCAATAAGAACTCATTATAAAAATTTCCCTAGCTGTAAACTAATGTGTGATGCTCAGTCTATCGAATCTATTACTGATTTTAGTAAGCTGGGGTTCAAGCCGGGAGAAATTGATATTTTAATAGGGGGGCCACCCTGCCAAGTATTTTCAGTAGTAGGCATTGGTAAAATGAAATCATTAGGCAAACATATTGAAAGTGATGCCCGCAATTTTTTATATGAAGAGTTTGTTAGATTTGTTAAATACTACAAACCTTTGTTTTTTGTAATTGAAAATGTGAATTATCTCCTCAATCACTGGATATTTTCTAATTTGACAAGAGATCTAGAGAATGGCTCAAGTAGAAAAAACCGTGATTATCCAGGCTATAATCTTAGCTATCAAATTCTCACTGTTTCTGATTACAGGGTTCCTCAAATTCGTAAACGCTTATTCATTGTTGGTAGACGTAAAGATGCGAATCTAGCTTTCGAGTTTCCAGATGCGAATATAGGTTTTCCCGTCTCTGTAGGGGAAGCAATTGGAGATTTACCAGAATTAGAACCTAGATGTTTACCTTTGAAGAGTAAAAACACTGCCCCCAACCAAATTGAATCTCCTAAAGCTTATAATTTTTTCCTCAATCCGAGTCTCAAAAGCTAA